The following nucleotide sequence is from Nocardioides eburneiflavus.
CCCGTCCGTCGGCTACCTGGTCGGGTGGCCCGTCGCGGCCTACGCGGTGGGCGCCGTCACGTACGCCGTCGGCGCGCCCTACCGGATCGGCTGGGGCGTGCTGGCCAACGTGCTCGGCGGTGTGCTCCTCCTCCACGTCCTGGGCATCATCGGCCTGGTGCTGCGGGCCGACCTCTCGGTGGAGGGCGCCGTCCTCGCCGACCTCGTGTTCGTGCCCGGCGACGTCGTCAAGGCCGTCATCGGTGCGCTCGTGGCGCGTGGGGTGCACGCGGCCTACCCGGCCCTGCTCCCGCGCGGCCGGGTCCCCGCCGCGCGGCGTCGAGAAGCTGATGTCGCCGGCTGAGCCGGTCGACCTGTTGGCGGCGGCCGACCCGCTGGCCGCCCTCGCTGCGGCCGCACCCGACGACCTCCTCGCGTTCCGTACGGCGGGCACGGGCGGACGCCCCCGGACCGTGCTGCGCACGCGCCGGTCCTGGCTGGAGTCCTACCCGCACGTGTCCGGGCTGCTGGGAATCTCCGGCGCGAGCAGGGTCTGGGTGCCGGGCCCGCTGACCGCCTCGATGAACCTCTTCGCCGCGTCCCACGCCCAGTGGGCGGGAGCGGCGCTGGTCCCGGAGCCCGACGGGGCCACCCACGCCTGCCTCACGCCGTCGTCGCTGCGCACGCTGCTCGCCCGGCAGCCGCGCGCCCTGTCGGGGGTGCACGTGGTGGTGGCCGGCGATCGCCTGACCCCCTCGCTGCGCGACGCAGCGGCGGCGGCCGGGGCTCGGGTGAGCCACTACTACGGGGCGGCCGAGCTCTCGTTCGTCGCGTGGGGCGAGCACGCCGATGACCTGCGGCCGTTCCCCGGCGTCGAGGTCGCCGCCCGCGCCGGTGAGCTGTGGGTGCGTTCGCCCTACGTGTGCGAGGCGTACGCCGAGCCGCAGCACCTGCTCCGGCGTGACGCCGACGGCTGGACGACCGTCGGCGACCGCGGAGCCGTCGAGGACGACGGTCGAGTGACCGTGCACGGTCGCGCCGGGGGCGTCACCACCGCCGGTGCGACGGTCCTCGAGGCCGACATCGAGCATGCGCTGCAGCAGGCGGCGGCGGGGGAGGTGGTGGTGGTCGGCGTCCCGCACCCGGACCTCGGGCAGGTGGTCGCGGCCGTCGTCACCGACGCCGACGACGTCGACCGGCTGCGGGAGGTGGGCCGCCGGGTCCTGGCCGCGCCGCAGCAGCCGCGGCGCTGGTTCCACCTGGAGTCGCTGCCGTTGACCGGCAGTGGCAAGGTGGACCGGGCCGCGGTCGTGCGGGCGGTGTCGCGGGATGGCGGGAACCCATGGGAGTAGACGGTTCGGCGGTGGTCGTCGCGGTGGCCCGTACGCCGATCGGCACGGCCGGCCACGCCCTCGCCGGGCTCAGTGTGGAGCAGCTCGCAGCACCGGTCCTGGGGTCTGTCATCGATCGCGCCGGCCTCGACCCGCACGACGTGGACGAGGTCGTGCTGGGCAACTGCCTGGGCCCCGGCGGCAACGTCGCCCGGGTCTCGGCGCTCGCCGCCGGACTCCCCAGCTCGGTCCCGGCGCTCACGGTGGACCGCCAGTGCGCGAGCGGTCTCGCCGCCGTCGGCCTCGCCGCCCACCTCGTCCGTGGCGGGGCGAGCGCCGTGCTCGCCGGCGGTGCCGAGTCGGCCAGCACGGCGCCGTGGAGGTCCTGGCCACCGGAGGACGGAGGTGAGCCGGTGCGCTACGAGCGTGCCCCGTTCGCCCCTGCGCCAGCGGACGTGGACATGGGGCTGGCCAACGACCTGCTGGCCGAGGAGGCCGGAGTGACCCGCGAGCGGCAGGACGCGTACGCCGCCCGCTCGCACCGCCAGGCCGCGGCCGCCCGGGACGCCGGCGTCTTCGACCGCGAGGTGGTGCCGGTGGGCGGGCTGACGCGCGACGAGCGACCGCGCGCCGGCCTCACCGTCGAGCGGCTCTCGCGGTTCCCCGCCGCCTTCCGGCCCGAGGGCACGGTGACCGCGGGGAACTCGTGCGGGGTCAGCGACGGTGCCGCCGCCGTGGCGGTGGTCAGCGCAGAGATGAGCCAACGGCTGGGCCTGCCCGGGCTGCGGGTGCTGTCCAGCGCCACCGTCGGTGTCGACCCCACGCGCCCGGGGCGCGGGCTGGTCCCCGCCGTCCGGCTCGCGCTCGAGCGGGCCGGCGCGCCGCTGGACCGGATCGACGTCGTGGAGCTCAACGAGGCGTTCGCCGGGCAGGTGCTGGCGTGCTGCGACGAGCTCGACCTCGACCCGGACCGGGTGTGCGTCGAGGGCGGCGCGCTCGCCCTCGGTCACCCGTGGGGTGCCTCGGGTGCGGTGCTCGTGGTCCGGCTGTTCTCCCAGCTGGTCGCGCAGGGAGCGGGGGGCCTGGGCCTGGCCGCCATCGCCGCCGGCGGTGGGCAGGGCGTCGCAATGGTGGTGGAGTCGTGCTGATCGAGGTCACCGGCGTCTCGCACGTCTACCCGGGCCGGGAGACCCCGGCCCTCCGCGAGGTCGACGTCCGCCTCGAGGAGCACCGCATCGGCGTCGTCGGGGCCAACGGCTCGGGCAAGTCAACCTTCGCGCGGCTCCTCAACGGCCTCGTCCTCCCCTCCAGCGGCACGGTGGTCGTGGGCGGATGGGACACCGCACGTGACGGCCGCGAGGTACGCCGCCGGGTGGGCTTCTGCTTCACCGACCCCGACTCCCAGATCGTGATGCCCACCGTCGCCGAGGACGTCGCGTTCGGGCTCCGGCGTCGCGGGATGTCCAAGGGCGAGGCGGCGGCGCGGGTGCGGGACGTGCTGGCGGACTACGGCCTCGGTGCGTACGCCGACCACGCCGCCCACCAGCTCTCCGGCGGCCAGAAGCAGCTCCTCGCCCTGGCCTCCGTCCTCGCCACCGCGCCCGACCTCCTCGTGATGGACGAGCCGACCACGCTGCTCGACCTGCGCAACAGCCGGATGGTCGCCGACACCGTCGCCCACCTGCCCCAGCAGGTCGTCCTGGTGACCCACCACCTCGACCTGCTCACGGACTTCGACCGTGTCCTGGTCTTCGACGAGACCCGTCTCGTGCACGACGGCCCGCCGCAGGAGTCGGTCAAGATCTACCGGGAGCTGATGGCATGACCGCGACGGTCGGGACGCTCGGGCTCTACCTCCCGGGGACCTCGCCGCTGCACCGGCTGCCCGCCGGCGCCAAGCTCGGCGCCCTGGCCGCTGCCGGCGCCGGCTCGGTCTGGGTCGACACACCCGCCCAGACCGCGGCGGCGCTCGTGACCGTCCTGGCCCTCCACCCCCTCGGCAGGGTCCCGGCACGCGTGGTCACCGACATGCTGCGGCCCCTGCTGTGGATGCTCGTCCCGCTCTCGGTCTTCC
It contains:
- a CDS encoding biotin transporter BioY is translated as MTSQARGTRDLPFIAVFAGVIAALGLFPAISAFGGAVPITAQSLGVMLAGAILGPRRGALAVVVFLALVAIGLPLLAGGRGGLGVFAGPSVGYLVGWPVAAYAVGAVTYAVGAPYRIGWGVLANVLGGVLLLHVLGIIGLVLRADLSVEGAVLADLVFVPGDVVKAVIGALVARGVHAAYPALLPRGRVPAARRREADVAG
- a CDS encoding AMP-binding enzyme, giving the protein MSPAEPVDLLAAADPLAALAAAAPDDLLAFRTAGTGGRPRTVLRTRRSWLESYPHVSGLLGISGASRVWVPGPLTASMNLFAASHAQWAGAALVPEPDGATHACLTPSSLRTLLARQPRALSGVHVVVAGDRLTPSLRDAAAAAGARVSHYYGAAELSFVAWGEHADDLRPFPGVEVAARAGELWVRSPYVCEAYAEPQHLLRRDADGWTTVGDRGAVEDDGRVTVHGRAGGVTTAGATVLEADIEHALQQAAAGEVVVVGVPHPDLGQVVAAVVTDADDVDRLREVGRRVLAAPQQPRRWFHLESLPLTGSGKVDRAAVVRAVSRDGGNPWE
- a CDS encoding thiolase family protein yields the protein MVVAVARTPIGTAGHALAGLSVEQLAAPVLGSVIDRAGLDPHDVDEVVLGNCLGPGGNVARVSALAAGLPSSVPALTVDRQCASGLAAVGLAAHLVRGGASAVLAGGAESASTAPWRSWPPEDGGEPVRYERAPFAPAPADVDMGLANDLLAEEAGVTRERQDAYAARSHRQAAAARDAGVFDREVVPVGGLTRDERPRAGLTVERLSRFPAAFRPEGTVTAGNSCGVSDGAAAVAVVSAEMSQRLGLPGLRVLSSATVGVDPTRPGRGLVPAVRLALERAGAPLDRIDVVELNEAFAGQVLACCDELDLDPDRVCVEGGALALGHPWGASGAVLVVRLFSQLVAQGAGGLGLAAIAAGGGQGVAMVVESC
- a CDS encoding ABC transporter ATP-binding protein encodes the protein MLIEVTGVSHVYPGRETPALREVDVRLEEHRIGVVGANGSGKSTFARLLNGLVLPSSGTVVVGGWDTARDGREVRRRVGFCFTDPDSQIVMPTVAEDVAFGLRRRGMSKGEAAARVRDVLADYGLGAYADHAAHQLSGGQKQLLALASVLATAPDLLVMDEPTTLLDLRNSRMVADTVAHLPQQVVLVTHHLDLLTDFDRVLVFDETRLVHDGPPQESVKIYRELMA